In the bacterium genome, TGAAGAGGTCCCGGAATCGGACCTTCCTGAAGAGGAAGCCCAGCCTGCAGGTGAAGAAGTGGCGCCTGCCGAAGTAGAAACCGCAGCCGCCCAGGAGGAGCCTGCGGCCCAGGGCGAGGAAGCTCTGAAGCCGGTTGAGCTTTCCGAGGAGGAACTCGGGGAGCTAAAGCGCCAAAAACGGCAGATCCCCCTCACGACCCTCACTATCGAAAAGAATCTTTCCAATATCGGTACCGAGATCCCCACTCACAAGGTCATTCAGCAGGCCAAGCCGGTCAAATCGGTGGAAACCCCGGTCGAGGATGCCAGGGGGAAGGGCAAGAAAGGGAAAGCCGAAGACGAGGAAGATGTTTCCAGAAAGCCCGGGGCCAAAAAGGGCCGCAAGCCATCGCGCAAGGCGCTCATCGAGGATGTTGAGGATGTGGACGCCCTCCTGGATGAGACGGCCGACGTGGACGAGCCCACCCTCAAAGTGGTGGAGATAAAACACACGGCCACTCCCCAGCCCGTTCGCCGGAAAGAACAGCCCATGAGGAGGAGGGGGAGGAAGCCGAAGAGGCGGGATCGGGGCGAGATGGAAGCCGAAATGCCCGTTGAAAGCGCCAAGTCGGTTCAAAAGACCATCCGTATCACCCCGGGGCTCACCGTCAGCAGCCTGGCCGGGATCACCGGCACCAAGGCCTCCGAGATCATCAAGGTCCTGTTCCAGCTGGGGATCATGGCAACCATTAACCAGACCCTTGATCCTGATACGGCAGGCCTGGTGGCCAGCGAGCTCGGTTTCGAGGTCGAAGTCAAGGCTCACTCCATCGACGATCTGCTCAAGGAAGATCCGGATAGGAAGGAGAACCTTGTCCCGAGGCCTCCGGTGGTTACTGTCATGGGGCACGTCGATCACGGGAAGACCTCCCTGCTTGACGCTGTCAGGGAAACCGACGTGGTATCGGGCGAGGCCGGCGGGATCACCCAGCACATCGGAGCCCACCTCGTCCGCCACAAGAAGGGACAGCTTGTCTTCCTCGACACGCCCGGTCACGAGGCGTTTACCGCCATGCGATCCCGCGGCGCTCAGGTCACCGACATCGTGGTCCTGGTTGTCGCGGCCGATGATGGAGTGAAACCCCAGACCATCGAGGCCATCGACCACGCCAAGGCCGCCAACGTGCCCATCCTCGTCGCTGTCAACAAGATGGACAAGCCCGAGGCGGATGCGGATCGGGTCATGAGAGAGCTTTCCGACCACGGTGTCGTGTCGGAAGAGTGGGGCGGCGACAGCCTGTTTTGCAAGGTGTCTGCCAAAAAGAGGGAGGGGATGGACGATCTGATGGACCTCATCCTTCTCCAGGCAGAGATGCTGGAGCTTAAAGCCGATCCGAACCGGGAGGCAAGAGGGACAGTTATCGAATCGAAACTGGACAAGGGCAAGGGGCCCGTGGCTACCTTGCTGGTCCAGAAGGGAACGCTCAGGCCCGGTGACCTCATGGTAGCCGGAACGGTCATGGGCCGGGTTCGCGCCATGCTGGACGGCCGGGGCAAGAAAATTGTGGAGGCAGGGCCGTCGGTTCCCGTGGAAGTCCAGGGGCTCGGTGGTGTGCCCCGGGCCGGCGAACCGTTCGTCGTTTTCACGGACGAGCTCAAAGCCAAGCGGATCGCCCAGATGCGTGAAACCGTATTGGATGCTGCAAAGGCCAGCCACAAGAAGGTGACCCTCGAGGACCTTTTCACCCGGATCCAGGAGGGTGAGGTCAAGGACCTCAGCGTTGTCCTCAAGGCTGATGTCCAGGGTTCGGTTGGAGCTATTCGTGATTCCCTCATGAAACAGGCCACTGATGAGGTGAGGGTGAAGGTCATCCACGAGGGGACCGGGGGCATCAACGAAGGGGACGTCATGCTGGCTTCCGCCTCCAACGCCATCATCATCGGTTTTAACGTGCGTCCCGACAACAAGGCGTTGGAAGCGATCCGCAGGGAACAGGTGGACGTGAGGTTCTACAACGTCATCTACGATATTGTAAAGGATATCAGGGACGCTCTCACGGGGCTCCTGGCTCCCGTATTCCTCGAGGAGGTCCTCGGCCGCGCCGAGATCCGCGAGACGTTCCACGTCCCCAAGGTCGGGACCATTGCCGGGTGTTACGTCCTGGACGGCCTTATCAGGAGAAATGCCCAGGTCCGGGTGGTCCGCGACGGTGTCGTCGTCCAGGACGGGAAGATCGACTCCCTCAGGCGGTTCAAGGACGATGTGCGTGAGGTGGCTTCCGGCTACGAGTGCGGCATCGGTCTCGAGAACTTTAACGACGTCAAACCGGGCGATATCCTCGAAAACTACGTCATGATCGAACAGGAGGCCAAACTTTGATAGAGTCGCAAAAAGTCCAATCCGGGACTTTTTGCTCAACGGAAAGGGAAAAGCGTCGTTTTCCCTTTCCTTACAAATCAATGACTTGCGGGACGGGTCATTGATTTGGGCACCCCGCGCGGGGTGCGTTGATGGACTTTTTGCGAGTCCATCAACTTTAGAATCGCGCCTTTCATACGCGATTCTAAAGTAGGAAGATCCTGCCTGTGGTCATCGGTGTCCTCCACTTCACCCTTTACCTGCCCGGGAACGGTTCCCTGAAGGGGAAAAGACGGGTTCTCCGGAGTCTGAAGGATCGTCTGCGATCCCAGTTCAACGTTTCGGTGGCTGAGGTCCAGTTCCAGGACCTCTGGCAAAAGGCGGGGATGGCCGTGGCCATCGTG is a window encoding:
- the infB gene encoding translation initiation factor IF-2; this encodes MSTVRVDELAQEYGINPDELFSQLKSMGFDVVNVTSSVDRSLVDMVSDMLTHSPPREREESSKRRIVSVRKGEAEVEVRMEAAPEEGEPEEVPESDLPEEEAQPAGEEVAPAEVETAAAQEEPAAQGEEALKPVELSEEELGELKRQKRQIPLTTLTIEKNLSNIGTEIPTHKVIQQAKPVKSVETPVEDARGKGKKGKAEDEEDVSRKPGAKKGRKPSRKALIEDVEDVDALLDETADVDEPTLKVVEIKHTATPQPVRRKEQPMRRRGRKPKRRDRGEMEAEMPVESAKSVQKTIRITPGLTVSSLAGITGTKASEIIKVLFQLGIMATINQTLDPDTAGLVASELGFEVEVKAHSIDDLLKEDPDRKENLVPRPPVVTVMGHVDHGKTSLLDAVRETDVVSGEAGGITQHIGAHLVRHKKGQLVFLDTPGHEAFTAMRSRGAQVTDIVVLVVAADDGVKPQTIEAIDHAKAANVPILVAVNKMDKPEADADRVMRELSDHGVVSEEWGGDSLFCKVSAKKREGMDDLMDLILLQAEMLELKADPNREARGTVIESKLDKGKGPVATLLVQKGTLRPGDLMVAGTVMGRVRAMLDGRGKKIVEAGPSVPVEVQGLGGVPRAGEPFVVFTDELKAKRIAQMRETVLDAAKASHKKVTLEDLFTRIQEGEVKDLSVVLKADVQGSVGAIRDSLMKQATDEVRVKVIHEGTGGINEGDVMLASASNAIIIGFNVRPDNKALEAIRREQVDVRFYNVIYDIVKDIRDALTGLLAPVFLEEVLGRAEIRETFHVPKVGTIAGCYVLDGLIRRNAQVRVVRDGVVVQDGKIDSLRRFKDDVREVASGYECGIGLENFNDVKPGDILENYVMIEQEAKL
- a CDS encoding DUF503 domain-containing protein, producing MVIGVLHFTLYLPGNGSLKGKRRVLRSLKDRLRSQFNVSVAEVQFQDLWQKAGMAVAIVSPDRDYADGALQKILDRIESWHLAEVMDVEVEII